The Citrifermentans bemidjiense Bem genome window below encodes:
- a CDS encoding DUF4350 domain-containing protein — MSILVLASLIYTAPGEAAEKVLFDTGHGERFQVSDTGPLQLSGLAGIMKSAGAQVETTDQPFSDATLAGAHAVVISGAFNALHPAEIEALLRFMQQGGKLAVMLHIAPPMATLLERLQVTYTNGVIQERQNVIDNDPLRFRVEQIAPHPALSGVTRFSVHGAWGLLNLTHTARIVASTSPQAWVDVNRDQVQAKEETASFGIAVAGDVGKGGFIAFGDDALFQNKFLDDDNRYLARSLAGWLNN; from the coding sequence ATGAGTATACTTGTACTGGCCTCCTTAATCTACACCGCACCGGGCGAAGCGGCCGAGAAGGTCCTCTTCGACACCGGGCATGGAGAGCGTTTCCAGGTGAGCGACACCGGGCCTTTGCAGCTTTCGGGGCTGGCCGGGATAATGAAGTCGGCGGGCGCGCAGGTCGAGACCACCGATCAGCCCTTCAGCGACGCGACGCTCGCCGGTGCCCACGCCGTGGTGATCAGCGGCGCCTTCAACGCGCTGCACCCAGCCGAGATCGAAGCTCTGCTCCGCTTCATGCAGCAGGGGGGCAAGCTCGCCGTGATGCTGCACATCGCCCCTCCGATGGCCACTCTCCTTGAGCGGCTGCAGGTGACCTACACCAATGGCGTGATCCAGGAACGGCAGAACGTGATCGATAACGACCCCTTGAGGTTCCGCGTGGAGCAGATAGCCCCGCATCCGGCACTCTCCGGAGTGACCCGGTTCAGCGTGCATGGTGCCTGGGGGCTCTTGAACCTGACCCACACCGCCCGCATCGTCGCCTCTACCAGTCCGCAGGCATGGGTCGACGTCAACAGGGACCAGGTCCAAGCCAAGGAAGAGACGGCAAGCTTCGGCATAGCCGTTGCCGGCGACGTGGGCAAGGGAGGCTTCATCGCCTTCGGCGACGACGCCCTGTTCCAGAACAAGTTTCTTGACGACGACAACAGATACCTGGCCAGGAGTCTGGCCGGCTGGCTGAATAACTAA
- a CDS encoding desulfoferrodoxin — translation MAEALGIYKCGSCGNIVEVFHAGGGELVCCGAPMTLQKENTVDASKEKHVPVIERGQGSITVKVGSIPHPMESAHYIEWIEVIADGKVYRAQLQPGQAPEATFPVTAKEIKVREYCNMHGQWSA, via the coding sequence ATGGCAGAGGCATTGGGAATCTACAAATGTGGGAGCTGCGGCAACATCGTCGAGGTATTTCATGCAGGCGGGGGCGAACTGGTCTGCTGCGGAGCGCCGATGACGCTGCAAAAGGAGAACACGGTCGACGCTTCCAAAGAGAAGCACGTGCCGGTGATCGAGAGGGGCCAGGGGAGCATCACCGTTAAGGTCGGGAGCATACCGCACCCTATGGAGAGCGCCCACTACATCGAGTGGATCGAGGTGATAGCCGACGGCAAGGTCTACCGCGCCCAGTTGCAGCCGGGGCAGGCCCCCGAGGCGACCTTCCCGGTCACCGCCAAGGAAATCAAAGTGCGCGAGTACTGCAACATGCACGGACAGTGGTCTGCGTAA
- a CDS encoding DEAD/DEAH box helicase, whose protein sequence is MDFKQFNLHPKVQAGIEAMGYVTPTPIQLQAIPSVISGQDVLGLAQTGTGKTAAFGLPMLHRLVQEERGHVRGLVLAPTRELAEQINDALNGMGKQTRLRSVTVYGGVNINTQIKKLKEGAEIVVACPGRLLDHISQGTIDLSRVEILVLDEADQMFDMGFLPDVRKILRALPGKRQNLMFSATMPDDIRRLAHEILRNPVTVQVSRTAPAATVSHALYPVGQHLKTPLLFEMLKHTDTESVLIFTKTKHRAKRVGEQLEKAGYKATSLQGNLSQNRRQAALDGFRDGTFQIMVATDIAARGIDVSLISHVINYDIPDTPEAYTHRIGRTGRAAKTGDAFTMVTSEDDYTVRSIEKVLGTKIERRRIEGFDYAVPAPQKDTEFARPPREPQRRRDGAKPGAGRPAAAGPAGAKPASAVGAKGNAAASGRPAAHGSKDGSADGGHASGPAGKHRQHPGGNRPANHAARRSGR, encoded by the coding sequence GTGGATTTCAAACAGTTTAATTTGCACCCCAAGGTCCAGGCAGGCATCGAGGCCATGGGGTACGTCACCCCGACCCCCATCCAGTTGCAGGCGATTCCCTCGGTCATCTCCGGGCAGGACGTACTCGGCCTGGCCCAGACCGGCACCGGCAAGACTGCCGCTTTCGGCCTTCCCATGCTGCACCGCCTGGTGCAGGAAGAGCGCGGGCATGTCCGCGGTCTGGTCCTCGCCCCCACCCGTGAGCTTGCAGAGCAGATCAACGATGCCCTGAACGGCATGGGGAAGCAGACCCGCCTGAGAAGCGTCACGGTATATGGCGGGGTCAACATCAACACCCAGATCAAGAAGCTCAAAGAAGGTGCCGAAATCGTGGTCGCCTGCCCGGGGCGCCTTTTGGACCACATCTCCCAGGGGACCATCGACCTCTCCAGGGTCGAGATCCTGGTGCTGGACGAGGCGGACCAGATGTTCGACATGGGCTTTCTCCCCGACGTGAGGAAGATCTTGAGGGCGCTCCCCGGCAAGAGGCAGAACCTCATGTTCTCCGCCACCATGCCCGACGATATCCGCAGGCTGGCTCATGAGATCCTGCGCAACCCGGTCACGGTGCAGGTGAGCCGCACGGCTCCCGCCGCTACCGTGTCGCATGCGCTCTACCCCGTGGGGCAGCACCTGAAAACCCCGCTTCTCTTCGAGATGCTTAAGCACACCGACACCGAGAGCGTGCTGATCTTCACCAAGACCAAGCACCGCGCCAAGAGGGTAGGGGAGCAACTGGAGAAGGCCGGCTACAAGGCGACCTCGCTGCAGGGGAACCTTTCCCAGAACAGAAGGCAGGCGGCACTCGACGGCTTCAGGGATGGCACCTTCCAGATCATGGTCGCCACCGACATCGCCGCGCGCGGCATCGACGTCTCGCTCATCTCCCACGTCATCAACTACGACATCCCGGATACCCCCGAGGCCTACACCCACCGCATCGGCCGGACCGGCCGTGCCGCCAAGACCGGCGACGCCTTCACCATGGTGACCTCGGAAGACGACTACACGGTGCGCAGCATCGAGAAAGTGTTGGGAACGAAGATCGAGCGCCGCCGCATCGAGGGGTTCGACTACGCGGTCCCCGCTCCGCAAAAGGACACCGAGTTCGCCCGGCCGCCCCGCGAACCTCAGCGCCGGAGAGACGGAGCCAAGCCCGGCGCCGGGAGACCCGCCGCAGCCGGACCCGCCGGGGCCAAACCGGCTTCCGCAGTGGGCGCGAAAGGTAACGCAGCCGCTTCCGGCCGTCCTGCCGCTCACGGCAGCAAAGACGGCTCGGCAGATGGCGGCCATGCTTCCGGGCCTGCTGGAAAGCACCGGCAGCACCCCGGCGGCAACCGCCCCGCGAACCACGCCGCCCGCCGCAGCGGCAGGTAG